From Pseudobdellovibrio exovorus JSS, a single genomic window includes:
- a CDS encoding LysR substrate-binding domain-containing protein, with the protein MTLTQLSYVVAVDKHKNFGVAAQHCKVTQPTLSMQIQKLEDELGVILFDRTEQPIKTTKVGEALLKQAKVILREAQKFDEMVLEEKDESRGEIRIGVIPTLAPYLMPLFLKDFTKNNENIKVIVEELQTQQIIQKLDDAELDLGLLVTPIDHAGLQADPIFYEPFMAYVSDKSPLAKLSKVDQKDLNSGDLWLLNDGHCFREQSLLICKNRKKNSDQNKSLMFESGSLETIKKMIDQDYGFTLLPYLATLDLKNSKRLKEFSHPVPTREVSVIYSKYFRKNKIKDNLIESIRRHLPEGLDIVANKKIQVVDLPIGQLS; encoded by the coding sequence ATGACATTAACTCAGTTGTCGTATGTGGTCGCTGTAGATAAGCACAAAAATTTCGGAGTTGCAGCTCAACACTGTAAAGTGACTCAGCCTACGCTTAGCATGCAAATTCAAAAGTTAGAAGACGAGCTTGGTGTTATCTTATTTGATCGTACAGAGCAGCCGATCAAAACCACGAAGGTGGGTGAGGCGTTACTGAAGCAGGCAAAAGTGATCTTGCGTGAAGCGCAGAAGTTTGACGAGATGGTTTTAGAAGAAAAAGATGAGTCTCGTGGCGAAATCCGTATTGGGGTTATTCCGACATTGGCTCCTTATTTGATGCCGCTATTTCTAAAAGACTTCACTAAAAATAACGAAAACATTAAAGTGATTGTTGAGGAATTACAGACTCAGCAAATCATTCAAAAATTAGATGATGCTGAACTCGATTTAGGATTACTCGTTACACCAATTGATCATGCGGGACTACAGGCCGACCCTATTTTTTACGAGCCGTTCATGGCCTACGTTTCGGATAAGTCTCCGCTAGCTAAGCTCAGTAAGGTTGACCAAAAAGATCTGAACTCAGGTGATCTGTGGCTTCTTAATGATGGACATTGTTTCCGCGAACAGTCTTTATTGATTTGTAAAAACCGCAAAAAAAATTCGGATCAAAATAAGAGTTTGATGTTTGAAAGCGGCAGTCTGGAAACGATTAAAAAAATGATCGATCAGGATTATGGTTTTACACTGTTGCCATATCTAGCGACATTAGATCTGAAAAACTCAAAACGCCTAAAAGAATTTTCACACCCAGTTCCGACCCGTGAAGTGAGTGTGATTTACAGTAAGTATTTTAGAAAAAATAAAATCAAAGATAACTTGATTGAAAGTATTCGTCGTCATTTGCCGGAAGGCCTAGACATCGTGGCGAATAAGAAAATCCAAGTTGTAGACCTACCGATCGGGCAACTGAGCTAG
- a CDS encoding OsmC family protein: MVRMTATYLGEKHCKVEHEPSKTLLDTDAPKDNQGRGESFSPTDLVATALGTCVLTTMAIMAEKDGVSLIGSRMSVEKVMSAAPRKIASLKTIIELPTSIPTDYREKLEASGNNCPVKRSLHPEVQADIEYRYTV; the protein is encoded by the coding sequence ATGGTCAGAATGACAGCCACGTATTTGGGAGAAAAGCACTGTAAAGTTGAACATGAGCCATCTAAAACTCTTTTAGATACAGATGCACCGAAAGATAATCAAGGCCGCGGAGAGAGCTTCTCTCCGACGGATTTAGTGGCGACAGCTTTAGGGACTTGTGTTTTAACCACTATGGCGATCATGGCCGAAAAAGACGGCGTGAGCTTAATCGGTTCGCGCATGAGTGTGGAAAAGGTGATGTCAGCAGCTCCACGCAAAATCGCTAGCTTAAAGACGATCATTGAGTTACCAACCTCTATCCCAACAGACTATCGCGAAAAACTTGAGGCCTCTGGCAACAATTGCCCTGTAAAACGCTCACTTCACCCCGAAGTGCAAGCGGATATCGAGTATCGTTATACGGTCTAA